In one Culex quinquefasciatus strain JHB chromosome 2, VPISU_Cqui_1.0_pri_paternal, whole genome shotgun sequence genomic region, the following are encoded:
- the LOC6042927 gene encoding uncharacterized protein LOC6042927: MDLDGEFQVPPIVASVQLIYHLNLEIGGGLNERADVNALIQFITDYGKLRIVAEHLKCNVKAAKRRAVGNSMFRDGLFVNAMFAYNESICLALPGSDQLGIGYANRSAACFALGEYEMALFNIQMARKHNYPDKLMAKLLERERNCKQRIADGCSKGTVPCPRMGFNVDINPRIPFLAKGIAMGYDPRFGRGLVAEKDFNAGDIILDEKLELCGIDYNVTFQTCNQCSSRRYHVLIPCPKCPFFMFCSEECRELNWKLFHRFECDVATKLCSVSRVSDMIAPRLFFYGLSQFGDDVQAMMEYCEKAINGKFNPLDLDYTIPCRLDVFKAVHNTTTRYDPVVEMIANNTAATYSVVFLMNPLVKSIIRTKPHRRFFIRSIQTYSKVAAALATNSGISKGVITTIRPVGNLFNHSCDPHAMTISDGGRVKMVMLRPARQGEQIFISYGPTWYKPCPLSLMFKCCCIVCDKGKAGREWHSLMDRKLPQNARKDVQLMKQILGDSGVNVASKMNAVQQLIKRYADYHPQREDIGYLLKLYGEFLCFIVQDEHLALMRAMLMAEQ, translated from the exons ATGGATCTTGACGGAGAATTCCAAGTGCCGCCTATCGTGGCCAGCGTGCAGCTAATCTACCACCTGAATCTGGAAATCGGCGGCGGACTAAATGAACGGGCCGATGTCAACGCGCTGATACAGTTCATCACCGATTACGGCAAGTTGCGGATCGTTGCGGAACACTTGAAGTGCAACGTCAAAGCGGCCAAGCGGCGAGCTGTCGGAAACAGTATGTTCCGGGATGGGCTTTTTGTGAATGCCATGTTCGCCTACAACGAGAGCATTTGCCTGGCGCTGCCCGGGTCGGACCAGCTGGGAATCGGGTACGCTAATCG GTCGGCCGCTTGTTTCGCGCTGGGCGAGTACGAGATGGCCCTGTTCAACATTCAGATGGCTAGGAAGCACAACTATCCGGACAAGTTGATGGCGAAGTTGCTGGAACGCGAACGCAACTGCAAGCAGCGTATTGCCGATGGTTGCTCGAAGGGAACGGTGCCTTGTCCGCGGATGGGATTTAACGTGGACATTAATCCGCGCATCCCCTTCTTGGCCAAAGGTATCGCTATGGGCTATGATCCGAGGTTTGGTAGGGGACTGGTTGCCGAGAAGGACTTCAACGCGGGAGACATAATCTTGGACGAGAAGCTTGAGCTCTGTGGAATCGACTACAATGTAACCTTCCAAACGTGCAACCAATGCAGTTCCAGGCGTTATCACGTTTTGATTCCATGCCCAAAGTGCCCGTTTTTCATGTTCTGCAGCGAGGAATGTCGCGAGCTGAACTGGAAGCTGTTTCACCGCTTCGAGTGCGATGTCGCGACCAAGCTGTGCTCCGTCTCTCGAGTTTCCGACATGATCGCTCCTAGATTGTTCTTCTACGGATTGTCCCAGTTTGGAGATGATGTGCAGGCCATGATGGAGTATTGCGAGAAGGCGATCAACGGGAAATTCAACCCTCTCGATCTGGACTACACAATCCCGTGCCGTCTGGATGTGTTCAAGGCCGTGCACAACACCACCACCCGTTACGATCCTGTCGTGGAAATGATTGCGAACAACACTGCCGCCACCTATTCCGTCGTATTCCTGATGAACCCTCTTGTCAAATCGATCATCCGCACCAAACCGCATCGGCGGTTCTTCATTCGATCTATACAAACGTACAGCAAGGTGGCCGCTGCGCTGGCAACCAATTCCGGAATTTCCAAGGGAGTGATAACGACCATCCGCCCCGTTGGCAACCTTTTCAACCACTCGTGCGACCCACACGCGATGACGATCTCCGATGGCGGTCGAGTCAAGATGGTCATGCTGCGACCCGCTCGCCAGGGCGAGCAGATCTTTATATCCTACGGACCAACCTGGTACAAGCCATGTCCCCTTTCGTTGATGTTCAAGTGCTGCTGCATCGTTTGTGACAAGGGCAAAGCTGGACGCGAGTGGCACTCGCTGATGGACCGGAAACTGCCGCAAAACGCCCGCAAAGATGTACAGCTCATGAAGCAGATCCTTGGCGACAGCGGTGTCAACGTTGCTTCCAAGATGAATGCCGTTCAGCAGTTGATCAAAAGGTATGCGGATTACCACCCGCAGCGGGAGGATATCGGATATTTGCTGAAGCTGTACGGCGAATTTCTGTGCTTCATCGTCCAAGACGAGCATCTTGCATTGATGCGAGCCATGCTAATGGCTGAGCAGTGA
- the LOC6042926 gene encoding E3 ubiquitin-protein ligase RNF25: protein MDALTDEVESLEAILMDDVQITRNESGYPELIETTVFPTVGEEVDSQYVCITLQVLPVPGYPDVKPNIKLKNPRGLDDHIINCIEAAVRQKLDECLGSPVVFDLIDIIREHLTESNLPTGQCVICLYGFQEGDEFTKTVCYHYLHSHCLACHLKASKKNYDEELAKMPGWKQKEAKPYRALCPVCREPIDVDVDPLSKCRPPKELSNAPRFQLTDELKSLQAQMNRLYLHQKSRGGIIDLDAEEGGVISIETETPNSESPKRTNNIAQDVAENPVAAAPPVQKQSSHQHVDRGNNSRHGGGRNNPGGSKHSHGKGKANVVQNGNAQTADSSTADAGVGEGPEEHHHSHSHRHYRGGHRHHRRSHHHHHHGHNRSAAGASSSSGGNAATNGNAPQKNLNNPCGSGAR, encoded by the exons ATGGACGC GTTAACAGACGAGGTTGAATCCTTGGAGGCGATCCTGATGGACGATGTTCAAATCACCAGAAATGAAAG CGGATATCCGGAGCTAATCGAAACCACCGTATTTCCAACCGTGGGCGAGGAAGTGGACAGCCAGTACGTGTGCATCACGTTGCAG GTCCTCCCCGTGCCCGGTTACCCGGACGTGAAGCCCAACATAAAGCTGAAAAATCCGCGCGGGTTAGACGACCACATCATAAACTGTATCGAAGCGGCCGTTCGTCAGAAGCTGGACGAGTGCCTCGGTTCGCCGGTGGTGTTTGACCTGATCGACATCATTCGCGAGCACCTGACCGAGAGTAACCTCCCCACCGGCCAGTGTGTGATTTGCTTGTACGGGTTCCAGGAGGGGGACGAGTTTACGAAAACGGTGTGCTATCACTACTTGCACAGTCACTGCCTGGCGTGCCATTTGAAGGCGTCGAAGAAGAATTACGACGAAGAGTTGGCCAAGATGCCGGGTTGGAAGCAGAAGGAAGCCAAGCCGTACCGGGCGCTGTGTCCAGTTTGTCGGGAGCCGATCGATGTTGACGTGGACCCGTTGAGCAAGTGTAGACCTCCGAAGGAACTGTCCAACGCGCCCCGGTTCCAACTGACCGATGAGTTGAAGTCGCTGCAAGCACAAATGAACCGACTCTATCTGCACCAGAAGAGCCGCGGCGGAATTATCGATTTGGACGCCGAGGAGGGAGGGGTGATTTCGATCGAGACCGAGACTCCCAACAGCGAGTCGCCGAAACGCACAAACAATATTGCACAAGATGTTGCGGAGAATCCGGTGGCGGCAGCGCCACCAGTTCAGAAGCAAAGCTCGCATCAACACGTGGATCGTGGAAACAATTCTCGCCATGGAGGTGGGAGGAACAACCCTGGCGGGAGCAAACATTCCCACGGAAAGGGAAAGGCAAATGTTGTCCAGAATGGCAATGCTCAAACGGCGGATTCAAGCACGGCCGACGCTGGCGTCGGTGAAGGCCCCGAAGAGCACCACCATTCGCATTCGCATCGCCACTATCGTGGTGGACATCGCCACCACCGGCGAAGccatcatcaccatcaccatGGGCACAATCGCAGCGCGGCCGGCGCGTCATCTTCGTCGGGCGGAAACGCGGCCACAAACGGCAACGCGCCCCAGAAGAACTTAAACAATCCGTGCGGATCCGGCGCTAGGTGA